From one Triticum aestivum cultivar Chinese Spring chromosome 4B, IWGSC CS RefSeq v2.1, whole genome shotgun sequence genomic stretch:
- the LOC123093622 gene encoding protein FAR1-RELATED SEQUENCE 5 isoform X1, translated as MPAPSENRLRLRLAVDVLLIFSFVGKAIREDLFFWAAMSSIPRSVAHHTPEEWVCIQFLSGVIGLAAASSSTLLAHSHAVVSDSSNVEFWGPSASWNSVWLKVLYQIPYCGFKLRAPRRGTGIVSFLRDARGEMHPAVSLMDSPDFHRRESEDNETCPRRFAAADGAPPPAIFSTPEHGVGTSAGSGSEFPIADDNSLVCHPAMHSSILMPPCTVEPREMMTPDASARYIHGEQVREDFVPKRNMGFVTEEEGYDFYLQYAREAGFGITKLKRKPMSRLYACSRQGTSTFYKPGEERKRAKMSKRVNCKAAVKMKKKGKEWIYEKVLLEHNHTLNPEPWELKHMHSHKNKDPAIMEFLDDLQMCDVSPNATMNVLTKMHGNRENMPWSERDLQNRKAENVRKERADDVKKLKAFFNECRAQNSKFYYDIEHDSEGAPKNIFWSHASCQANYAEFGDVVTFDTTYKCNFYNKPLAMFVGSNHHLQNVIFGFALLGDEKEETFDWVFRTFKMCMENKEPHCILTDQDQAMANALPGVFPNTIHRLCRWHVLHGHKDSLKVLYNLYDGLKEKLLTIINHPLTPMEFEKAWMEMVNEYGLESDPTIGSLYDLRTRWIAAYFKDVYCGKMTSTQRSESTNRIAKRNHIDPTTPLHVFARKMFQVLQGRKEAEARETMESQARPKTVTNYPLEHQLSRIYTRAVFRKYKEAYVYGTSFLTKKVGAGRFLVVYGREGPTFSWSQHEFKVVCDEEKEEYKCECKQWEHTGLLCPHLIIVMTNEQIQKLPSKYVYRRYTRNAKIDPPYDRNDTLQVGADGTSNSGKHLNMLRLAYACVRAGDRSTVGYERVIHVMTELRDQVEALPPDVMPVFDYGGCSDPAGRELDNFKAPPIAKTKGCRSEEGRRIGAPGPKKCTRRCSNCGLMAGHNRASCEERTESFAVGGSRAAQGRGRGRGRGRGRGRGRGRGTTTRRRLIHDEVDEDEDLDYQEEDDLLGDE; from the exons ATGCCCGCCCCATCGGAAAATCGCCTCCGTCTCCGCCTAGCCGTCGATGTCCTACTTATCTTTTCTTTCGTCGGAAAGGCCATAAGGGAGGATCTGTTTTTCTGGGCGGCCATGAGCTCCATCCCCAGATCGGTGGCGCACCACACCCCTGAAGAATGGGTATGTATCCAATTTTTATCTGGAGTTATTGGGCTTGCTGCTGCTAGCTCTTCCACGCTCTTGGCACATAGCCATGCGGTGGTGAGCGACAGTAGCAACGTTGAGTTTTGGGGGCCGTCGGCGTCGTGGAACTCGGTGTGGCTGAAGGTACTCTATCAG ATTCCATATTGCGGTTTCAAACTTCGGGCCCCAAGACGTGGGACTGGCATTGTTTCTTTTCTCAGGGACGCGAGAGGAGAGATGCACCCGGCGGTTTCCCTCATGGACTCGCCGGATTTCCACCGGCGAGAATCCGAGGACAATGAGACTTGTCCGAGAAGGTTTGCTGCTGCTGATGGTGCGCCTCCTCCAGCAATTTTCTCGACGCCAGAACATGGCGTTGGAACTTCGGCAGGCAGTGGTTCAGAATTTCCCATAGCCGATGATAACTCATTGGTGTGTCATCCGGCGATGCACTCATCCATATTGATGCCGCCGTGTACTGTTGAACCAAGGGAGATGATGACACCGGATGCCAGCGCAAGATACATACAC GGTGAGCAAGTCCGCGAAGATTTTGTGCCAAAGAGAAATATGGGTTTCGTCACCGAGGAGGAAGGGTATGACTTTTATCTACAATATGCAAGAGAAGCTGGTTTTGGTATTACGAAGCTCAAGAGGAAGCCGATGTCGCGTCTATATGCATGCTCCCGACAAGGTACTTCGACATTTTACAAGCCCGGGGAGGAACGGAAACGTGCAAAGATGTCAAAGAGAGTTAACTGTAAGGCAGCGGTTAAGATGAAGAAAAAAGGGAAAGAATGGATATATGAGAAAGTACTATTGGAGCACAATCATACCCTAAATCCTGAGCCATGGGAGTTGAAGCACATGCATTCACACAAGAACAAAGACCCTGCTATCATGGAATTCCTTGATGATCTGCAGATGTGCGACGTCTCTCCTAATGCCACCATGAATGTGTTGACCAAGATGCATGGCAACCGTGAGAACATGCCATGGAGTGAACGTGACTTGCAAAATAG AAAAGCTGAAAATGTGCGTAAGGAGCGAGCGGATGATGTAAAAAAACTAAAGGCTTTCTTCAACGAGTGCAGAGCACAGAATAGTAAGTTTTATTATGACATAGAACATGACTCCGAGGGTGCTCCAAAGAATATATTTTGGAGTCATGCTAGCTGCCAGGCTAACTATGCTGAGTTTGGTGATGTGGTTACTTTTGATACAACATATAAGTGCAATTTTTACAATAAGCCATTAGCAATGTTTGTTGGGAGCAACCACCATTTGCAGAATGTCATTTTTGGTTTTGCACTCCTCGGTGATGAGAAGGAGGAAACATTTGATTGGGTTTTTCGCACTTTCAAAATGTGCATGGAAAACAAAGAACCTCATTGCATACTTACAG ATCAAGACCAAGCAATGGCAAATGCTCTTCCGGGAGTGTTTCCAAACACTATTCATAGGCTATGCAGATGGCATGTTTTGCATGGTCACAAAGACAGCTTGAAGGTGTTGTATAACTTGTATGatggtttgaaagagaagttgTTGACAATAATAAATCATCCCCTCACCCCCATGGAGTTTGAGAAGGCATGGATGGAGATGGTGAATGAATATGGACTCGAGTCAGATCCTACAATTGGCAGTTTGTATGATCTGCGTACAAGATGGATCGCCGCATACTTTAAGGATGTTTATTGTGGGAAAATGACATCTACGCAACGCAGTGAGAGCACAAACAGAATTGCGAAAAGAAACCACATTGACCCTACGACACCTCTGCACGTGTTTGCAAGAAAAATGTTTCAGGTTTTGCAAGGGAGAAAAGAAGCAGAAGCCCGAGAGACCATGGAATCTCAG GCCCGGCCAAAAACAGTAACAAATTACCCTCTGGAACATCAGTTGAGCAGAATCTATACCCGTGCAGTATTCAGGAAATACAAAGAAGCATATGTTTATGGAACCTCTTTTCTTACAAAGAAAGTTGGCGCTGGTCGTTTCCTTGTGGTGTACGGTAGAGAAGGGCCGACTTTTTCGTGGTCCCAACATGAGTTCAAAGTGGTTTGTGATGAAGAGAAAGAAGAATACAAGTGTGAGTGCAAGCAGTGGGAGCACACAG GACTGCTATGCCCACACCTTATTATAGTGATGACAAATGAGCAGATTCAGAAACTTCCAAGCAAATATGTGTATAGAAGGTACACAAGGAATGCAAAGATTGACCCACCATATGACAGGAATGACACTCTCCAGGTTGGAGCCGATGGGACATCAAATAGTGGAAAGCACTTAAATATGCTCAGACTGGCTTATGCCTGTGTTAGAGCGGGGGACAGATCAACAGTTGGATATGAAAGAGTCATTCATGTGATGACAGAACTTAGGGATCAGGTTGAGGCACTTCCTCCTGATGTCATGCCTGTGTTTGATTATGGAGGTTGCAGTGATCCAGCTGGCCGTGAGCTAGATAATTTTAAAGCACCACCGATTGCAAAAACAAAGGGTTGTAGATCAGAAGAAGGGCGTAGGATCGGCGCACCCGGGCCAAAGAAGTGCACAA
- the LOC123093622 gene encoding protein FAR1-RELATED SEQUENCE 5 isoform X2, translating to MEPPSRQGGASTGARCPPVMAEIPYCGFKLRAPRRGTGIVSFLRDARGEMHPAVSLMDSPDFHRRESEDNETCPRRFAAADGAPPPAIFSTPEHGVGTSAGSGSEFPIADDNSLVCHPAMHSSILMPPCTVEPREMMTPDASARYIHGEQVREDFVPKRNMGFVTEEEGYDFYLQYAREAGFGITKLKRKPMSRLYACSRQGTSTFYKPGEERKRAKMSKRVNCKAAVKMKKKGKEWIYEKVLLEHNHTLNPEPWELKHMHSHKNKDPAIMEFLDDLQMCDVSPNATMNVLTKMHGNRENMPWSERDLQNRKAENVRKERADDVKKLKAFFNECRAQNSKFYYDIEHDSEGAPKNIFWSHASCQANYAEFGDVVTFDTTYKCNFYNKPLAMFVGSNHHLQNVIFGFALLGDEKEETFDWVFRTFKMCMENKEPHCILTDQDQAMANALPGVFPNTIHRLCRWHVLHGHKDSLKVLYNLYDGLKEKLLTIINHPLTPMEFEKAWMEMVNEYGLESDPTIGSLYDLRTRWIAAYFKDVYCGKMTSTQRSESTNRIAKRNHIDPTTPLHVFARKMFQVLQGRKEAEARETMESQARPKTVTNYPLEHQLSRIYTRAVFRKYKEAYVYGTSFLTKKVGAGRFLVVYGREGPTFSWSQHEFKVVCDEEKEEYKCECKQWEHTGLLCPHLIIVMTNEQIQKLPSKYVYRRYTRNAKIDPPYDRNDTLQVGADGTSNSGKHLNMLRLAYACVRAGDRSTVGYERVIHVMTELRDQVEALPPDVMPVFDYGGCSDPAGRELDNFKAPPIAKTKGCRSEEGRRIGAPGPKKCTRRCSNCGLMAGHNRASCEERTESFAVGGSRAAQGRGRGRGRGRGRGRGRGRGTTTRRRLIHDEVDEDEDLDYQEEDDLLGDE from the exons ATGGAGCCACCATCCCGGCAGGGAGGCGCGTCGACGGGAGCACGGTGTCCACCCGTCATGGCCGAG ATTCCATATTGCGGTTTCAAACTTCGGGCCCCAAGACGTGGGACTGGCATTGTTTCTTTTCTCAGGGACGCGAGAGGAGAGATGCACCCGGCGGTTTCCCTCATGGACTCGCCGGATTTCCACCGGCGAGAATCCGAGGACAATGAGACTTGTCCGAGAAGGTTTGCTGCTGCTGATGGTGCGCCTCCTCCAGCAATTTTCTCGACGCCAGAACATGGCGTTGGAACTTCGGCAGGCAGTGGTTCAGAATTTCCCATAGCCGATGATAACTCATTGGTGTGTCATCCGGCGATGCACTCATCCATATTGATGCCGCCGTGTACTGTTGAACCAAGGGAGATGATGACACCGGATGCCAGCGCAAGATACATACAC GGTGAGCAAGTCCGCGAAGATTTTGTGCCAAAGAGAAATATGGGTTTCGTCACCGAGGAGGAAGGGTATGACTTTTATCTACAATATGCAAGAGAAGCTGGTTTTGGTATTACGAAGCTCAAGAGGAAGCCGATGTCGCGTCTATATGCATGCTCCCGACAAGGTACTTCGACATTTTACAAGCCCGGGGAGGAACGGAAACGTGCAAAGATGTCAAAGAGAGTTAACTGTAAGGCAGCGGTTAAGATGAAGAAAAAAGGGAAAGAATGGATATATGAGAAAGTACTATTGGAGCACAATCATACCCTAAATCCTGAGCCATGGGAGTTGAAGCACATGCATTCACACAAGAACAAAGACCCTGCTATCATGGAATTCCTTGATGATCTGCAGATGTGCGACGTCTCTCCTAATGCCACCATGAATGTGTTGACCAAGATGCATGGCAACCGTGAGAACATGCCATGGAGTGAACGTGACTTGCAAAATAG AAAAGCTGAAAATGTGCGTAAGGAGCGAGCGGATGATGTAAAAAAACTAAAGGCTTTCTTCAACGAGTGCAGAGCACAGAATAGTAAGTTTTATTATGACATAGAACATGACTCCGAGGGTGCTCCAAAGAATATATTTTGGAGTCATGCTAGCTGCCAGGCTAACTATGCTGAGTTTGGTGATGTGGTTACTTTTGATACAACATATAAGTGCAATTTTTACAATAAGCCATTAGCAATGTTTGTTGGGAGCAACCACCATTTGCAGAATGTCATTTTTGGTTTTGCACTCCTCGGTGATGAGAAGGAGGAAACATTTGATTGGGTTTTTCGCACTTTCAAAATGTGCATGGAAAACAAAGAACCTCATTGCATACTTACAG ATCAAGACCAAGCAATGGCAAATGCTCTTCCGGGAGTGTTTCCAAACACTATTCATAGGCTATGCAGATGGCATGTTTTGCATGGTCACAAAGACAGCTTGAAGGTGTTGTATAACTTGTATGatggtttgaaagagaagttgTTGACAATAATAAATCATCCCCTCACCCCCATGGAGTTTGAGAAGGCATGGATGGAGATGGTGAATGAATATGGACTCGAGTCAGATCCTACAATTGGCAGTTTGTATGATCTGCGTACAAGATGGATCGCCGCATACTTTAAGGATGTTTATTGTGGGAAAATGACATCTACGCAACGCAGTGAGAGCACAAACAGAATTGCGAAAAGAAACCACATTGACCCTACGACACCTCTGCACGTGTTTGCAAGAAAAATGTTTCAGGTTTTGCAAGGGAGAAAAGAAGCAGAAGCCCGAGAGACCATGGAATCTCAG GCCCGGCCAAAAACAGTAACAAATTACCCTCTGGAACATCAGTTGAGCAGAATCTATACCCGTGCAGTATTCAGGAAATACAAAGAAGCATATGTTTATGGAACCTCTTTTCTTACAAAGAAAGTTGGCGCTGGTCGTTTCCTTGTGGTGTACGGTAGAGAAGGGCCGACTTTTTCGTGGTCCCAACATGAGTTCAAAGTGGTTTGTGATGAAGAGAAAGAAGAATACAAGTGTGAGTGCAAGCAGTGGGAGCACACAG GACTGCTATGCCCACACCTTATTATAGTGATGACAAATGAGCAGATTCAGAAACTTCCAAGCAAATATGTGTATAGAAGGTACACAAGGAATGCAAAGATTGACCCACCATATGACAGGAATGACACTCTCCAGGTTGGAGCCGATGGGACATCAAATAGTGGAAAGCACTTAAATATGCTCAGACTGGCTTATGCCTGTGTTAGAGCGGGGGACAGATCAACAGTTGGATATGAAAGAGTCATTCATGTGATGACAGAACTTAGGGATCAGGTTGAGGCACTTCCTCCTGATGTCATGCCTGTGTTTGATTATGGAGGTTGCAGTGATCCAGCTGGCCGTGAGCTAGATAATTTTAAAGCACCACCGATTGCAAAAACAAAGGGTTGTAGATCAGAAGAAGGGCGTAGGATCGGCGCACCCGGGCCAAAGAAGTGCACAA